The Cryptomeria japonica chromosome 2, Sugi_1.0, whole genome shotgun sequence region CTCTGCTTTCAAAATACTGGTGTTGCTTTGAAATGGACATAATCTTTTCAAGTAGAAACATCCTTGAGAAGTGGAACAATTGGGGACTATTTGTGCCCCCCAAAATGAATAATAATCAATAGTAGGTTATCCAAAGTGTCACCTAAAATGACATCAATGCCTTAACAGGTCtcaattttttaaataaagaatAATGAAGGCTAAACCTAAACCTTCAGAAGACTTTCCAATACAGACTATATAGAACAATATTATTTAACTCAAAGAATTGAATAGCATCTAAATAAAAGAATGAGAAGGAATTATTTCCCTTCAATCCTCGTCATCTTCGGTAAATACACGATTATGACAAGTAGAATCACAACGGTAAGGGCAATCAATTTCCTTGACAAGTTGTCGATCGAAGAACCAGTCCGCCACCGACATTGCAATGGTCTGTTGCATGGTCAAGAGAAAGTTAAATACCTTGCAAAATAGCCTTGTTTATGTATACATAAATGTAAATCTAACTGCATGGCAACTCTGCACCCAGTTAAATGGTAAGCTTTCAACCCTAAACCCTCAAAAACAACTAATTCTAGTAGACAACATAGGACATAGCATTTAATCCACCTTTGAATTTAATCGTGGAGAGTTTGGAGAGTGCCACAAATCCTGCATCTCAGTCTGGCAATGTGCATAGCAGGAGTTGATAAACATGCCTCTGTCTATGGAGTTCCTAGCTAAGTTTAATGATCTAAGCATTTCATCCCTATAACCTGTCAAGCAAACTTTGGTATGATTATCGAACAAATATAATACATATGTTCAAACTTCATTCATTCTAATGGCATTTCCACAGTTCTCTGCAAAATGAAACTTTTATCCACTTCATTCAAGTACAAATTTAGTCATTGCATAGGATGTTCGAGAAAATGCCTCTTCTTGTAGAGATGTCAGTAATGTTTAGTGCACTAAGCATTTCCTTCCTATAACCTGCCGAGCAAAAGTGGAAAGATTAGAAAACAAATACAAATATTGTATGGGTGTTCAAATTTCATTTATTCTAATAGCATGTTCCACACTCTTGCGCCtaacaaaaatcttttcaacttcaTATTCAAGTACAAATGAACTCATCACATAGAATTCTGCAGAAACATGAGGAGATTGAATTTAGAAAATTAACCTTGCATTACTTCCAATTGTTCTGAATTACAATTCTTTATGTCTAACTTGCACAGTTGCCATAGACGGTAAGGATCAGCTTCACTTGGTGCCAAAATGTTTTTAATCTACAGAAAAAAAATCTCACCAGAAATATATGTCTGAATCACATATAATATACCCCATATGGAGAAAAGAAGTGAGAGTTTACAAAAGCTACTATGTCTATGCCAGAGTAGATCACATAAATTACCTGCCATGAATCATATGCTGCATTTAGAACAAAAAGTGGGGTTTCTATGTATGGCAAGAGATATTGTGGAAAGAAGCACTGCCATGTCATTCCATCATCGTATAGTTAGTAATAATACAAAAGAACAGTATATATAATTATTCAATGTATAAGGTGTACTGGAATAATTTTAATCACAATAAGAATCTTAAGGAATTTGCAGAAGCAGCTTAAAACTTCATTACTGATATCAGGTCAGTAGCAAGAAATTTTACTAACTCCTACCTTGCTTGGATTCATTGTTGATGTACAGTTACGAGGTAAGTTCTTGACAGAACCCTGCGATACAGAAGTCAAATTCAACAACAAGGCTGTGATTTCAAAAAATGATAGGAAAAGAAAACCAGCCATGAAAGCATAGAGAGAATAAATTTAACTTTGCTCGATTATAGTCTTAAATGTCAACAAGTATTATGTCCAACACACCAACATACTTTGATCAGCTGATACCTTTAATTCTAAAGCATAATCTTAGAAGAGGATTGAAGCAAATACCTGTAATCTAATTATCTCATTAAAATAAGATCTTATGAAGTATTCTCCAGAAATATCCTGCCTGATCCATGTCCAAAGAAACAATGGATGCATATAAAAATTAATTACTACCATACATATATCAGTCAACCAGAAAATACAGATAGATTTAATTTTAAATACTATCTAATATCTAAATACCAACCATATGGCAATGATAGTGGAACCCTAAACAGAAATCAGATTTAGGTGTAAATAACATGAAGAAAAAAAGTTTTTAGGCCATACACATCAATGAAAAATCCAGCATCTCCCAAACACTTGACCGTGGCACTCTTTGGCAGAAGCTCCCGAAAATTATCACAATGAAGAAACGAAGTTAAACCTCCCGCTGAACAACCAGAAAGTAGAGCCTGCATGATaagttttattaaatattaaagtcAGTATAAGTAAATATTGATCATAAGATAACTGTGAATATAAATTGATAACGGCGAAGTAAAACTTGGTCACTTGTACACCTAATAACAAGATACAACCCATCACAATTTTGTCACTTAATATAATGATTGAAAGTTACAATAGATCATTACAGATACAGAGAATATGCATGCTTATTTATAATACCAAAGTTACAAATTTCAATCTTTATGGGTTGTGATTCTGACCTTGCAAATAGCAATGGTAATCCAAACTTGATAGGTTATTATTTTTTGATTGTTCAGTGCATACAATAACAAATTAACATAGATAAAGAAAAAGAGTACCTGTTTGGCTTTATTCATCCCTTTCAACAGCAGATCTTCCATAACAGCTTGCCAAATCCTTTGGCCTCTATAATAGAGTTTGTAGATCTGGTAGATTGAGGGCAAATTAAGCTTTGGACCTTCAACTTCTACACCAATTCAGGAAATCTAGTAGAGATTATAACTAGAAGGAACAGAGTTCATAAATCATAATAGAAATTGTGTTCAGAAAAAGATACTCTTTTTTGTAAAATTTCAGGGCATGTCTTTCCGTTTACGAGATTATAAGTCAAAAGCTACTAACTTTTTATACTCGTACCTGATTTACCTCCTCCATGTCTCCAGTAAATGATGCCCCATCACAGTATCTAATCTTGACCCGGTTCCAATTATAAAAGTCTGTTAGACAAAGTCCAGACTATGTAAAAAACTAGATAAGTATTACATTTTTAAAGGTCTAGGGCATTCAGAAAAAAGATAATGCATTCAAATTGGCTCACAATGGGAACAAATAAGTAAATTTTAATGAAGTCACAGTGTTGTAGATAGTCACATGGAAAAGCTATAGGTATTCCACCGTCATCAAAAAAATATTCTAAACTTCTTGTGAACACTGATTTTGTTGACACATGGCCTCTCGGATGGATATTTTGAATATAAAACAAGGAAAACACTACCTGGATTTTGTGATTGATTGTCACTTAAAATGCCTGAAAATGCCAACTTCCCTCCCATGTAGATAGATGAACCCAAGCGAGTGTGAGCACGTTTGGAGCATGCTGTTATGTTGTGACACCATCCTCCACCCTGCAAATAATTTTGACACAAATGAAACTTAACCACAAATCCATGGGCATACCACATACCTCTAAAATATTACATACTATGGTCATTATCAAATAAAGACTAAAACTGGACATCAAGAGAGTATCTGAGGAAACAAAGTGTATCTTTATTTGATTTTGTTTATTAAAAGATGTATGCAAAAACACTTTACCTATGGTGCAAGAACAGTGTTTTTTAACCATTTCCATTCATATGGTGATACATGATTAGAAATCATTTTGATTTATGCATACCAAATAGTATCAGAACAGTTTATAAAATACTTCACAAAGAGAAAAGACTTGCCTCCATGTGAATAAGCCAGCTATATACTCCAGATTCAAATCCCCGGTGTAAATTGTAAGCAGGAGGACTTCCATCTAAACAAACTGCAACAAAGACCATAAATGATGTCTCTGTTTAACTACCATAAACGTCTCTTAAgacaatttaaatttaaaagaaaGAACATTATTCCCCAATGGAAGGCAATCGCATTTTCCCAAGATTACCCAAAGCCTCAACCAAGGAGTGAATAAGTGAACAGTAAAAGGTGAATGTTGAGTTTTATTAGTGACCCAATTAACAAGTTAGGTGTACAagatcaaaatattttcaattcaTTGTGCTCCAAATAAATGCAGTAAGGTACTATTGGAAAAAATTTCAATCCCAACAAGTAAAGAAGTCTTAACTTAATGCCATGAGATTTCCACAGGTTAGTAATTCAAGAAAATGTATTTGGATACAACTGTGTTCTAACTTTTCCTTCCAACATTTTGAGTTCACCTTCTAAGCACCTCTTCAAGGATATTCAGGCCTTAAATTTATGCGTGAAACTGTATGCATACTATGTGAGAAGATGCCATCTGTAATGCATATTATTTAAGTTTGAAAAACTTCTAACCTttacttcttttctttcttttataaGATGGAAGATGGGTTGTGCTTTATTATTTTGATCCAGAATTGGACAAGTTAAATCATCATTTCAATTCAATGCTTTATTCTGTTTACTTGAAGTTTTAGTTGAGAAAAGGTAGATGGAAGTCTAATGCATTTAGCATCATGGTTGTGACCGTTCAAAGAGAAGATATTTCCAAAATTCTGTTAAGTTTGAATTGCAATTTTTATCATTACGGGCATTCTTAACAAGCTCCAAGAAAGGACACAAAGAACTTTCTTACTATCATTGCCATACTGACTTAAACTCAAAAACTCAAAAATAAtgccaaaaaaaataatataaaacatgATTTCCCTGCTACAAAATATTTACATTCATTCCTAAGTGCAGTGCATAAGTTTGATCCCTCAGTGTCCTCAACCCTACGTTAGAAACCAAACTTCCAAATTTTCACCAGCACATATGCTCTAAAGGTGGTATGTTGTAGATCATTTTAAAACCCAATCTGCTCTCTTTTGACTGTTGTGGACTCTTTCCAGGCACtctgatgattttgcaggttttacaTGGTGACATGTCATATAAAGATTTGTTTCAAAGTGCCCTAAACCATACTCCTGTATTGAAGTGTTCAAACTCTGAAGTGCTTACTAAAGATTTTGCGTCTTTGGTTACATCAAGCATGAATTAAGATCTAGTCCACATACAAAACATCCATCACCTCAGCTCTCCGACAAATTAGCACATTATAGAATTATAAGGCATGGCAGAGAAAGTAAGActaagttgaattttttttttttttttcataaaagagataaaaatttattaatcctCAGGAGAAAATTACAATCCAGAAATGGCCAGCAGCCCAACAAAGAACAATCAATTAAACAATTTTATCTTCCTTAACTAATTTCTGAAACGTATGAGATAAACCTGAAGGCAAATGTTCTCAATCTGCAATATTCCAATCTTGCTGACATTCAGACACCCATTTGGCCAGACAATCTGCTACTCTATTTCACTGGCGTGGAATATGAGAAAAGGTAATGGAGTCAAAATACCTACTTAGGCAAAGGATCTGCCTAAGCACCATAGCTAACTGCCGGATAGTAGCATCCAATCTCTGCGCATTCAACATATTCACCAACacttgtgaatcagattcacagatAATCTACATCCAATCAAGGCCATAACCTCTCTCCATAGCATAGAGAATTGCAAGAGCCTCCATGGATTTGCTTGTGTCTAATGAAATCGGTTGGCCTTAACGAGTTCATGTATTTGTCTATACTGTCTTCGTTTCTGCTAGCTGTATGAAGCAGGTGCATGGATGTAACTAAGCATGCTAACCTTATGTGTACTGGGACAAGAAGTCAGACGCGGAGCAATAGGAATACAAAATTTTTGGGAGCAGGCTAACCTTATTGGATGTATGTTTTTAATAGACGTGTAAAGTGGAGATACATATACAATGAGCCTGTTATTATTTATGGACCAGCTAGCTGTGATCTTCCATTTTAGTATTATTGGGTGCACTACTATTGAGCCATTGGCCCTCTTTGTGACCGAGGCTTTTAGCAGGCTCTTTATTACAGTTTTTCTGTGGCTCATTTTCTCCAGCAGCCCCATTTTTTTTTGGTGCTCAATACCCTGGCTCTGATACCAGGTTTTTCATGGACTAGCGACAACTTGAAACTCAGACATACTTGGGTGCTCTACTATTGAGCTGCTAGCCCTCTTTAAGACAGGGCTTTTTGGTAGGCTCCTAATTGCAATTCACGTGTGGCTCATGTTTTTCAACAGAACTACAAGTGAGTGGTATCTTTGGTGGGATTAGTTATCAGGAGGTGTAGCTATATTAGGGTCACTTCCAGTAACACAGAAAGAAGTGACTGataatgatgatatctacaaaaaTTGAATTGCCTTCGTAAGTTCATGCGTCATACAATGATTATACAAATTACAGATTCTCATGAGCAGGAAACGTGAAACAGCAGCGTCAGTAATGACAGTTAGGTAGGTCTAGCACAGGATAGCCACATAGGCAGTGTGAATAAATGTTGATGTGATACGGAAACAGGGATCAAAGTTAAATAGTTCTCTCTCAACAAAATCATCCTTTTGAAGGCCCCTTCATTTGAGATGTGAGCAAAACAATATACACAGACCACAATCGCACCAGCATTCTAGTGACCACATTTAATAGTCATTGCATATTATATCATATGGATCTATTTACAGGCAATTCAATTTGATTTAGAGATCAACGAACATAGACGAACAGATTGCAGTTCTTAAACCACTTAAAGCTTCTTTAAAGTTGGACCAACCCATATATAAGCATACTTTTAATGGACATACGATAAATACTCACCAGCTCCTTTAGTAACTGCATCCTGCACGACAGTCAGGCCTACAAAAAGGTCCACTGGCGAAGAAACAGTAGATTTCTTACTGTGGCTTCTTGTCAGATTCATTGCATCTGCTGTCACGGCTATCATTATGAATCCCATTGAAAGATATACATACCTTATGCATCCTAACTTCCTTCTGCCCACCATTGTCAGAGGCACCCAGTAGCTACCTCTGGCCAATCCCAATTGGTTCACTGCAAAAAATAGCAATACCAAAAGCAGCAGCTTTTTATCCAATCAAAAGCTGAATGCCAAAACAATTGTCTTTGGAAGCAAAGAAGGTGAACCCAATTCATGAGTTCCAACACAGGTCTCACTGAGGTCACTGTTCATAGTTAAAAGCCAAGTGCATTGTTATCATAAGGCCTGTGAAACAAACCCATTTATAATATTGAATCCCGCTATTGTCTCCAGCTCTCGTACACCCAGGATACAGAAATCAATGCAAGCCTCAGCCGTCAATTCTATTAGCAATCCTGTCTTCATCCCCAACGAGATGTCAAATCTTGTTTTGTTTTCTGATGTTCGTTACACAAAAATTAATGTGTGTTAATCTTGACTTGTGACTTGAGAATAACTTGTTTGACAGTTAAACACCAAACCCATGTCTTTCACATTCTTTCAATATATTTTTGCCACCTCAACTCTGCACCATATCAGAGAGCTTTTCACTTCAGAATAAATAAACAAATGATTGCCATTTTTTTATTTGACAAATGCTCTCCACCACTTTCTCAAGGGCATAACATCTCCGATTAGTATTTCATTCCCTCACGTTTAGTGTAATGGTAAGGTAAAATTGCCCTAAACTATAAGCCACAAGAGAACAGTTTTAAGCTTACCCAACTTCTAATACTGGAAATACACAGTGCATGCATTTACAAGATTTAACTCTGTAATGAATTAATTATTGCAATGTCATAATACATCTACCTAGTTTCGCAAAATCGTATGG contains the following coding sequences:
- the LOC131054470 gene encoding pectin acetylesterase 8 isoform X1; this encodes MVGRRKLGCIRYVYLSMGFIMIAVTADAMNLTRSHSKKSTVSSPVDLFVGLTVVQDAVTKGAVCLDGSPPAYNLHRGFESGVYSWLIHMEGGGWCHNITACSKRAHTRLGSSIYMGGKLAFSGILSDNQSQNPDFYNWNRVKIRYCDGASFTGDMEEVNQIYKLYYRGQRIWQAVMEDLLLKGMNKAKQALLSGCSAGGLTSFLHCDNFRELLPKSATVKCLGDAGFFIDVQDISGEYFIRSYFNEIIRLQGSVKNLPRNCTSTMNPSKCFFPQYLLPYIETPLFVLNAAYDSWQIKNILAPSEADPYRLWQLCKLDIKNCNSEQLEVMQGYRKEMLSALNITDISTRRGYRDEMLRSLNLARNSIDRGMFINSCYAHCQTEMQDLWHSPNSPRLNSKTIAMSVADWFFDRQLVKEIDCPYRCDSTCHNRVFTEDDED
- the LOC131054470 gene encoding pectin acetylesterase 8 isoform X2 — translated: MVGRRKLGCIRYVYLSMGFIMIAVTADAMNLTRSHSKKSTVSSPVDLFVGLTVVQDAVTKGAVCLDGSPPAYNLHRGFESGVYSWLIHMEGGGWCHNITACSKRAHTRLGSSIYMGGKLAFSGILSDNQSQNPDFYNWNRVKIRYCDGASFTGDMEEVNQIYKLYYRGQRIWQAVMEDLLLKGMNKAKQALLSGCSAGGLTSFLHCDNFRELLPKSATVKCLGDAGFFIDVQDISGEYFIRSYFNEIIRLQGSVKNLPRNCTSTMNPSKCFFPQYLLPYIETPLFVLNAAYDSWQIKNILAPSEADPYRLWQLCKLDIKNCNSEQLEVMQGYRKEMLSALNITDISTRRD